From Pelodiscus sinensis isolate JC-2024 chromosome 23, ASM4963464v1, whole genome shotgun sequence:
AAATGCCACCAcctccacggccctgcccgctTACAAATGCCACCAtctccacggccctgcccgctTACAAATGCCACCGCTTCCACGGCCCTGCCCGCTTACAAATGCCACCGcctccacagccctgcctgcTTACAAATGCCACcgcctccacagccctgcccGCTTACAAATGCCACCGCTTCCACGGCCCTGCCCGCTTACAAATGCCACCGCCTCCACGGCCCTGCCTGCTTACAAATGCCACcgcctccacagccctgcccGCTTACAAATGCCACTGtctccacggccctgcccgctTACAAATGCCACCGCCTCCATGGCCCTGCCCGCTTACAAATGCCACCGTCTCCACGGCCCTGACGGCTTACAAATGCCACCGCTTCCACGGCCCTGCCCGCGTACGAACGCTGCcgctccacggccctgcccgctTACAAATGCCACcgcctccacggccctgcccACGTACAAACACCCCCAGTCATTCCACGGCCCCCGCTCCAGTAACGCTCCCATGGGTTTGATGGGATCAAACTCAGGCCTTAATCCAGTCCCGGGCAGCCTGTCCCTTCATGGGCTGCTtctgggcactgtggggcaggcgCACGCCCATTATGCCAAACAGGCTGGGAATCCCCCTGTGCCCTGGGGACCTGCTCTTTGGGTCACTCAAAGCCCaggcctccctcccagctcctacGTGGGtgtctcctcctctgccccaggcaagGGCATGGGCCTGAGACACTATTCTGTAAACTGTCAAAGCTGGCCTCTCCCCCGTCCTGCCGCACACCCGTCCTGTCCTGCCGCACACCCCGTCCTGCCGCACACCCGTCCCGTCCTGCCGCACACCTGTCCTGCCGCACACCCGTCCTGCCAAACACCCGTCCCGTCCTGCCGCACACCCGTCCTGCCACACACCCGTCCTGCCGCACACCCATCCCGTCCTGCCGTACACCCGTCCTGCCACACACCCGTCCTGCCGCACACCCGTCCTGTCCTGCCGCACACCCCGTCCTGCCACACACCCGTTCTGCCGCACACCCGTCCTGCCGCACACCCATCCCGTCCTGCCGCACACCCGTCCTGCCACACACCTGTTCTGCCGCACACCCGTCCTGTCCTGCCGCACACCCCGTCCTGCCGTACACCCGTCCTGCCACACACCCATCCTGCCGCACACCCATCCCATCCTGCCGCACACCAGTCCTGCCACACATCCGTTCTGCCGCACACCCGTCCCGTCCTGCCGCACACCCGTCCTGCCAAACACCCGTCCCGTCCTGCCGCACACCCATCCTGCCACACACCCGTTCTGCCGCACGCCCGTCCTGCCACACACCCGTCCTGCCGCACACCCATCCCGTCCTGCCGCACACCCATCCCGTCCTGCCGCACACCCCGTCCAGCCGCACACCCATCCTGCCGCACCCTATCCTGATCCCGCATCCCTTTAAGgtgccctggcctggcctgaggccttgagaGAGATACCTGGGCCCTGGGTATTAGTGGCAAGTGGCCCGGGGGCAATGCTGGGGCAGGATGGTACAGGATTTGTTtgctgagctgctggctgctCGGTGCCTGGCTGACTCCACCCCAGGCAGCGTCCTGCCCATCCCGGCCAGAGGCTGCCATtcagcactgcccccagcccggccagccCACACACCGTACTCCTGCAAGGCTCAGATCTCCCTCCCCGGCCCGTTCTCACCCCCAGCTGACGGAGGCCACTTGTCACGGTGTCATCCCCTGTGGCCCCTTCAGTCCTTGGTAGGAAGTGGGGAGAGGTTGCAGCTTGCGCCAGACTAACCACTGCAAACCCAGAGCCGGCTGCAGGCCACCCCGGCCTTTCCCACCCTTCCAATCGGCACAGCCCAATAAAGGCTCCTTTGTCGCTCACTCCCGCACGTGGCTCCATTTTCTTTCTCACTCTCTCAGCTTCCTGCAAACCAGCCCTCTCCtgggccccttccccagccacaaTTTCAGTGCCCGCCCCCTCGGGGCCAGGCATAACCCAGGCCCAAGCACAATGGGCTGGCGTCTCCCGGGAAAGACCCCCGCGGGATCTGAATTCCCCAGCCTTCTCAGGGGCTGCCTTTGGCTCCAGCCCCCGTCCCAGCACTGTTGGGGCCAGAATGACCCTGGGGAGACCTGTCAGCCCCAGGACCACTTCATGCTGCACATGGGTGTAGGCAGCCTAGGCAGGGGAGGGCCACCTAGGCACGGCCCCACCCGCAC
This genomic window contains:
- the LOC142819390 gene encoding uncharacterized protein LOC142819390 isoform X2, translating into MPPPPRPCPRMNAAAPRPCPLTNATASTALPVYKRCRSTALPAYKCHCLHGPAHVRTLPLHGPARLQMPPPPRPCPLTNVTASTALPTYERCRSTALPAYKCHRLHGPARLQMSLPPRPCPRTNAAAPRPCPLTNATASTALPAYERCRFTALPAYKCHRLHGPARLQMPPSPRPCPLTNATASTALRAYKCHCLHGPARLQMPPPPQPCPLTNATVSTVLPAYKCHRLHGPARLRMPPSPRLCPLTNATVSTALPAYKCHRLHGPARLQMPPPPRPCPLTNATISTALPAYKCHRFHGPARLQMPPPPQPCLLTNATASTALPAYKCHRFHGPARLQMPPPPRPCLLTNATASTALPAYKCHCLHGPARLQMPPPPWPCPLTNATVSTALPTYKHPQSFHGPRSSNAPMGLMGSNSGLNPVPGSLSLHGLLLGTVGQAHAHYAKQAGNPPVPWGPALWVTQSPGLPPSSYVGVSSSAPGKGMGLRHYSVNCQSWPLPRPAAHPSCPAAHPVLPHTRPVLPHTRPVLPHTRPATHPSCRTPIPSCRTPVLPHTRPAAHPSCPAAHPVLPHTRSAAHPSCRTPIPSCRTPVLPHTHPAAPYPDPASL
- the LOC142819390 gene encoding uncharacterized protein LOC142819390 isoform X1; amino-acid sequence: MPPPPRPCPRMNAAAPRPCPLTNATASTALPVYKRCRSTALPAYKCHCLHGPAHVRTLPLHGPARLQMPPPPRPCPLTNVTASTALPTYERCRSTALPAYKCHRLHGPARLQMSLPPRPCPRTNAAAPRPCPLTNATASTALPAYERCRFTALPAYKCHRLHGPARLQMPPSPRPCPLTNATASTALRAYKCHCLHGPARLQMPPPPQPCPLTNATVSTVLPAYKCHRLHGPARLRMPPSPRLCPLTNATVSTALPAYKCHRLHGPARLQMPPPPRPCPLTNATISTALPAYKCHRFHGPARLQMPPPPQPCLLTNATASTALPAYKCHRFHGPARLQMPPPPRPCLLTNATASTALPAYKCHCLHGPARLQMPPPPWPCPLTNATVSTALPTYKHPQSFHGPRSSNAPMGLMGSNSGLNPVPGSLSLHGLLLGTVGQAHAHYAKQAGNPPVPWGPALWVTQSPGLPPSSYVGVSSSAPGKGMGLRHYSVNCQSWPLPRPAAHPSCPAAHPVLPHTRPVLPHTRPVLPHTRPATHPSCRTPIPSCRTPVLPHTRPAAHPSCPAAHPVLPHTRSAAHPSCRTPIPSCRTPVLPHTCSAAHPSCPAAHPVLPYTRPATHPSCRTPIPSCRTPVLPHIRSAAHPSRPAAHPSCQTPVPSCRTPILPHTRSAARPSCHTPVLPHTHPVLPHTHPVLPHTPSSRTPILPHPILIPHPFKVPWPGLRP